From a single Sus scrofa isolate TJ Tabasco breed Duroc chromosome 13, Sscrofa11.1, whole genome shotgun sequence genomic region:
- the COL8A1 gene encoding collagen alpha-1(VIII) chain isoform X2: MAGPPAPLQLLGVLLTISLGSIQLIQAGAYYGIKPLPPQIPPQIPPQIPQYQPLGQQVPHIPLGKDGLNVGKELPHMQYGKEYPHLPQYMKEIQPAPRMGKEAAPKKGKEIPLASLRGEQGPRGEPGPRGPPGPPGLPGQGIPGIKGKPGPQGYPGIGKPGMPGMPGKPGAMGMPGAKGEIGPKGEIGPMGIPGPQGPPGPHGLPGIGKPGGPGLPGQPGAKGERGPKGPPGPPGLQGPKGEKGFGMPGLPGLKGPPGMHGPPGPVGLPGVGKPGVTGFPGPQGPLGKPGPPGEPGPQGPIGVPGVQGPPGIPGIGKPGQDGIPGQPGFPGGKGEQGLPGLPGPPGLPGIGKPGFPGPKGDRGVGGLPGALGPRGEKGPVGAPGLGGPPGEPGLPGIPGPMGPPGAIGFPGPKGEGGVVGPQGPPGPKGEPGLQGFPGKPGFLGEVGPPGMRGLPGPIGPKGEAGHKGLPGLPGAPGLLGPKGEPGIPGDQGLQGPPGIPGIAGPSGPIGPPGIPGPKGEPGLPGPPGFPGVGKPGVAGLHGPPGKPGALGPQGQPGLPGPPGPPGPPGPPAVMPPTPPPHGEYLPDMGLGIDGAKPPHAYGAKKGKNGGPAYEMPAFTAELTAPFPPVGAPVKFDKLLYNGRQNYNPQTGIFTCEVPGVYYFAYHVHCKGGNVWVALFKNNEPVMYTYDEYKKGFLDQASGSAVLLLRPGDRVFLQMPSEQAAGLYAGQYVHSSFSGYLLYPM, translated from the exons ATGGCTGGGCCACCTGCCCCTCTGCAGCTGCTGGGAGTGCTGCTTACCATTTCCCTGGGCTCCATCCAGCTCATCCAAGCTGGTGCCTACTATGGAATCAAGCCACTGCCACCTCAAATTCCTCCTCAGATCCCACCACAAATTCCGCAATACCAGCCCCTGGGCCAGCAAGTACCTCACATTCCTTTGGGAAAAGATGGCCTTAATGTGGGCAAGGAACTGCCACACATGCAGTATGGCAAAGAGTATCCACACCTACCCCAGTATATGAAGGAAATTCAGCCGGCGCCAAGAATGGGCAAGGAAGCGGCACCCAAGAAAGGCAAAG AAATACCACTAGCTAGTTTACGAGGGGAGCAAGGTCCCCGTGGAGAGCCTGGCCCAAGAGGACCACCTGGGCCCCCTGGTTTACCAGGTCAGGGGATACCTGGAATCAAAGGAAAACCAGGGCCACAGGGATATCCAGGAATTGGAAAGCCAGGAATGCCTGGAATGCCAGGAAAGCCGGGAGCCATGGGAATGCCTGGGGCAAAAGGTGAAATTGGACCCAAAGGGGAGATCGGGCCTATGGGGATCCCAGGACCACAAGGACCTCCAGGGCCTCATGGACTTCCCGGCATTGGGAAGCCAGGTGGGCCAGGGTTACCAGGGCAACCAGGTGCCAAAGGTGAGCGAGGACCCAAAGGACCACCAGGACCTCCAGGCCTTCAGGGTCCTAAAGGAGAGAAGGGCTTTGGGATGCCAGGTCTGCCAGGCCTAAAGGGTCCTCCAGGAATGCATGGCCCGCCTGGCCCTGTTGGACTTCCAGGAGTGGGCAAACCAGGAGTGACAGGCTTCCCTGGGCCCCAGGGCCCCCTGGGCAAGCCAGGCCCTCCAGGTGAACCTGGGCCACAAGGCCCCATTGGGGTCCCAGGGGTTCAAGGACCTCCTGGGATTCCTGGAATTGGAAAACCAGGTCAGGATGGGATCCCTGGGCAGCCAGGATTCCCAGGTGGCAAAGGGGAGCAAGGACTGCCAGGGCTGCCAGGACCTCCAGGCCTTCCAGGAATTGGGAAACCAGGCTTCCCAGGACCCAAAGGCGACAGGGGTGTAGGGGGTCTTCCTGGGGCTCTGGGACCAAGAGGGGAGAAAGGACCGGTAGGTGCCCCTGGATTGGGGGGTCCCCCAGGAGAGCCAGGCCTGCCTGGAATCCCAGGTCCCATGGGCCCTCCAGGTGCTATTGGTTTTCCTGGACCCAAAGGAGAAGGTGGGGTTGTGGGACCACAGGGACCACCAGGTCCCAAGGGTGAACCAGGGCTTCAGGGATTCCCAGGAAAGCCAGGTTTCCTTGGTGAAGTAGGGCCTCCTGGCATGAGGGGTTTGCCAGGTCCCATAGGGCCCAAGGGAGAAGCTGGGCACAAAGGTTTGCCGGGGCTTCCTGGTGCCCCAGGGCTGCTTGGACCAAAGGGAGAACCAGGAATCCCAGGGGATCAGGGTTTACAGGGCCCCCCGGGCATCCCAGGGATTGCAGGTCCTAGTGGCCCCATTGGACCACCTGGAATTCCAGGCCCCAAAGGGGAACCAGGTCTCCCAGGACCCCCTGGGTTCCCTGGAGTAGGGAAGCCCGGAGTAGCAGGACTTCATGGCCCCCCAGGGAAGCCTGGTGCCCTTGGTCCCCAAGGCCAGCCAGGCCTTCCAGGGCCCCCAGGCCCTCCAGGGCCCCCAGGCCCCCCAGCTGTGATGCCCCCAACACCACCCCCACATGGAGAGTATCTGCCAGATATGGGGTTGGGGATTGATGGGGCGAAACCCCCTCACGCCTATGGTGCTAAGAAAGGCAAGAATGGAGGGCCAGCCTATGAGATGCCTGCCTTTACTGCTGAGCTGACTGCACCTTTCCCACCGGTGGGGGCCCCGGTGAAGTTTGACAAACTGCTCTATAACGGCAGACAAAACTACAACCCGCAGACTGGCATCTTTACCTGTGAGGTCCCTGGGGTCTACTACTTTGCATACCACGTTCATTGCAAGGGGGGCAACGTGTGGGTTGCTTTGTTCAAGAACAACGAACCTGTGATGTACACGTATGACGAGTACAAAAAGGGCTTCCTGGACCAGGCGTCCGGGAGTGCAGTGCTGCTGCTCCGGCCTGGAGACCGGGTGTTCCTCCAGATGCCCTCTGAACAGGCTGCAGGACTGTATGCTGGGCAGTACGTCCATTCCTCTTTTTCAGGATATTTATTGTATCccatgtaa
- the COL8A1 gene encoding collagen alpha-1(VIII) chain isoform X1, whose product MAGPPAPLQLLGVLLTISLGSIQLIQAGAYYGIKPLPPQIPPQIPPQIPQYQPLGQQVPHIPLGKDGLNVGKELPHMQYGKEYPHLPQYMKEIQPAPRMGKEAAPKKGKVEIPLASLRGEQGPRGEPGPRGPPGPPGLPGQGIPGIKGKPGPQGYPGIGKPGMPGMPGKPGAMGMPGAKGEIGPKGEIGPMGIPGPQGPPGPHGLPGIGKPGGPGLPGQPGAKGERGPKGPPGPPGLQGPKGEKGFGMPGLPGLKGPPGMHGPPGPVGLPGVGKPGVTGFPGPQGPLGKPGPPGEPGPQGPIGVPGVQGPPGIPGIGKPGQDGIPGQPGFPGGKGEQGLPGLPGPPGLPGIGKPGFPGPKGDRGVGGLPGALGPRGEKGPVGAPGLGGPPGEPGLPGIPGPMGPPGAIGFPGPKGEGGVVGPQGPPGPKGEPGLQGFPGKPGFLGEVGPPGMRGLPGPIGPKGEAGHKGLPGLPGAPGLLGPKGEPGIPGDQGLQGPPGIPGIAGPSGPIGPPGIPGPKGEPGLPGPPGFPGVGKPGVAGLHGPPGKPGALGPQGQPGLPGPPGPPGPPGPPAVMPPTPPPHGEYLPDMGLGIDGAKPPHAYGAKKGKNGGPAYEMPAFTAELTAPFPPVGAPVKFDKLLYNGRQNYNPQTGIFTCEVPGVYYFAYHVHCKGGNVWVALFKNNEPVMYTYDEYKKGFLDQASGSAVLLLRPGDRVFLQMPSEQAAGLYAGQYVHSSFSGYLLYPM is encoded by the exons ATGGCTGGGCCACCTGCCCCTCTGCAGCTGCTGGGAGTGCTGCTTACCATTTCCCTGGGCTCCATCCAGCTCATCCAAGCTGGTGCCTACTATGGAATCAAGCCACTGCCACCTCAAATTCCTCCTCAGATCCCACCACAAATTCCGCAATACCAGCCCCTGGGCCAGCAAGTACCTCACATTCCTTTGGGAAAAGATGGCCTTAATGTGGGCAAGGAACTGCCACACATGCAGTATGGCAAAGAGTATCCACACCTACCCCAGTATATGAAGGAAATTCAGCCGGCGCCAAGAATGGGCAAGGAAGCGGCACCCAAGAAAGGCAAAG TAGAAATACCACTAGCTAGTTTACGAGGGGAGCAAGGTCCCCGTGGAGAGCCTGGCCCAAGAGGACCACCTGGGCCCCCTGGTTTACCAGGTCAGGGGATACCTGGAATCAAAGGAAAACCAGGGCCACAGGGATATCCAGGAATTGGAAAGCCAGGAATGCCTGGAATGCCAGGAAAGCCGGGAGCCATGGGAATGCCTGGGGCAAAAGGTGAAATTGGACCCAAAGGGGAGATCGGGCCTATGGGGATCCCAGGACCACAAGGACCTCCAGGGCCTCATGGACTTCCCGGCATTGGGAAGCCAGGTGGGCCAGGGTTACCAGGGCAACCAGGTGCCAAAGGTGAGCGAGGACCCAAAGGACCACCAGGACCTCCAGGCCTTCAGGGTCCTAAAGGAGAGAAGGGCTTTGGGATGCCAGGTCTGCCAGGCCTAAAGGGTCCTCCAGGAATGCATGGCCCGCCTGGCCCTGTTGGACTTCCAGGAGTGGGCAAACCAGGAGTGACAGGCTTCCCTGGGCCCCAGGGCCCCCTGGGCAAGCCAGGCCCTCCAGGTGAACCTGGGCCACAAGGCCCCATTGGGGTCCCAGGGGTTCAAGGACCTCCTGGGATTCCTGGAATTGGAAAACCAGGTCAGGATGGGATCCCTGGGCAGCCAGGATTCCCAGGTGGCAAAGGGGAGCAAGGACTGCCAGGGCTGCCAGGACCTCCAGGCCTTCCAGGAATTGGGAAACCAGGCTTCCCAGGACCCAAAGGCGACAGGGGTGTAGGGGGTCTTCCTGGGGCTCTGGGACCAAGAGGGGAGAAAGGACCGGTAGGTGCCCCTGGATTGGGGGGTCCCCCAGGAGAGCCAGGCCTGCCTGGAATCCCAGGTCCCATGGGCCCTCCAGGTGCTATTGGTTTTCCTGGACCCAAAGGAGAAGGTGGGGTTGTGGGACCACAGGGACCACCAGGTCCCAAGGGTGAACCAGGGCTTCAGGGATTCCCAGGAAAGCCAGGTTTCCTTGGTGAAGTAGGGCCTCCTGGCATGAGGGGTTTGCCAGGTCCCATAGGGCCCAAGGGAGAAGCTGGGCACAAAGGTTTGCCGGGGCTTCCTGGTGCCCCAGGGCTGCTTGGACCAAAGGGAGAACCAGGAATCCCAGGGGATCAGGGTTTACAGGGCCCCCCGGGCATCCCAGGGATTGCAGGTCCTAGTGGCCCCATTGGACCACCTGGAATTCCAGGCCCCAAAGGGGAACCAGGTCTCCCAGGACCCCCTGGGTTCCCTGGAGTAGGGAAGCCCGGAGTAGCAGGACTTCATGGCCCCCCAGGGAAGCCTGGTGCCCTTGGTCCCCAAGGCCAGCCAGGCCTTCCAGGGCCCCCAGGCCCTCCAGGGCCCCCAGGCCCCCCAGCTGTGATGCCCCCAACACCACCCCCACATGGAGAGTATCTGCCAGATATGGGGTTGGGGATTGATGGGGCGAAACCCCCTCACGCCTATGGTGCTAAGAAAGGCAAGAATGGAGGGCCAGCCTATGAGATGCCTGCCTTTACTGCTGAGCTGACTGCACCTTTCCCACCGGTGGGGGCCCCGGTGAAGTTTGACAAACTGCTCTATAACGGCAGACAAAACTACAACCCGCAGACTGGCATCTTTACCTGTGAGGTCCCTGGGGTCTACTACTTTGCATACCACGTTCATTGCAAGGGGGGCAACGTGTGGGTTGCTTTGTTCAAGAACAACGAACCTGTGATGTACACGTATGACGAGTACAAAAAGGGCTTCCTGGACCAGGCGTCCGGGAGTGCAGTGCTGCTGCTCCGGCCTGGAGACCGGGTGTTCCTCCAGATGCCCTCTGAACAGGCTGCAGGACTGTATGCTGGGCAGTACGTCCATTCCTCTTTTTCAGGATATTTATTGTATCccatgtaa